TGGAATGGCGTCGATTAACGCGGATGAATCGGAGCACgtatcaaactcattccatggaggaccAAGTATCTGCGGGTTTTCGCTCCACACCTGTACTTGAttaatgaattaaggtcactaattagaaAGGAATTCCCTTCATCTTATTGTCTAGgttttaattgaaaggaaaaaaattAAACCCGCGGAGACTCGGCCCtcaatggaatgagtttgacaccatGAAACAATGGAAATGGAGAGTCTGAGAAGCAACAGCTGTGCTGGAATGCAAACAATGTGGGGGACAGTTGTGATGATATGGAGCGGGAGGATGAGGGCCTAGTATGTGAATGGTCTGTAGTGGAAAGACATAGGAAGAACAGAGCTATTGATACTGGAAGCAGTAGTAGTATAGAAACTCCAGAGGCCCACGGTAGGCAGCTGGAGTAATAATGTGTTAGAGTGGAAAGTTGGGATGTTGTTTGAGGAGACCACAGGGCCTCATTCACACCCTGATTAACCAAGGCCATAAAAAGAGGTGAAGTTAAACTGGGATGCAGgcgtgtaaatgagaacttgttctgaactagcctacctggttaaataaaggtgaaataaaacattgaaAGTGGTAGATTGTTAATATCTTGTGCTGGTCAGGTTCAGCAAGGGAAGATTATTCAATTGGAAAATCATAATGGGACGAAGCTCAGAAGCCAGGACCCTGGAGCTGATGCGAAATTGAAGGGAGTAATAATCTCGTGAGGTCGCAATATCTATGTCCATGGATGATATTGTTAAAGAACATATGAAGGAGACAGAGTGGTTGAAGCCTAAAGGTTGATCAGTAGGAAAGGGGTTTAAAGAAGTGAAAGCTTATCCGTGCTGTTGAGGTGTTAGAAGGTTTTGTCTGGAAAAGTACAGAATAGGATTCCTTAGCTTCAATGTCAGAGATTTTGACCCAACctcatcaatcaaccaatcaaatgtatttataaagcccttcttcagctgatgtcacaaagtgctgttcagaaacccagcctaaaaccccaaacagcaagcaatgcaggtgtagaagcacagtggctaggaaaaactccctagaaaggccagaaccaaggaagaaaccttgagaggaaccaggcaatgaggggtggccagtcctcttctggctgtgctgggtggagattataacagaacattgccaagatgttcaaatgttcatagatgaccagcattgtcaaataataataatcactgtGGTTGTCAAGGGTGCGACAGGTCAGCCCCTCAGGAGTCAatttcagttggcttttcatagccgatcattgtgagtatctctaccgctcctgctgtctctagagagttgaaaactgcaggtctgggacaggaagcacgtccggtgaacaggtcagggttccatagcagaacagttgaaactggagcagcaacagTGAATCATCACATTGTTTTTAAATGACAAAGAATGGGACATGTTACTTGAGTGAAAAGATGTGCCAAGTGTGGTGGGGAACATGATTACGGTGAATGTTGGACCAATGTGACGGTTCAGTGTTGCAATTGTGGGGAGGACACACAGAGCagcatttggtggatgccaggtgcAGAGAGATGCTCAGAGATATAGAATCCGTCATGATGTATCACATGCAGAGTCTGTAAGACAGACTGGTGGAACTACAGtgcagactgatggagcttccatggctggtcccgtagtaagaggacctactgtcaaactgatggagcttccatggctggtcccgtagtaagaggacctactgtcagactgatggagcttccatggctggtcccgtagtaagaggacctactgtcagactgatggagcttccatggctggtcccgtagtaagaggacctactgtcagactgatggagcttccatggttGGTCCTGTAGTCAGAGGACCTCCTGTCAGAACTGGTCTTTCTACTATTCCTGACATGGTTTCGAGGCCTGTTCAGAAATCTTGCAACCATAAATGCACTGTGACAAAGGATACATTAATAGTGAATAATATGTACTTCATAGCTTTTATTGGTAAGCTTATCAACAACTTGGATTGTGTAAAGCAGAAATACCAGGTTTAAAGTTATCTTGTAAACTGCAGCAGAGTTGTTGGGGGTAACAGATGTTTCTGTCGGTATGGTTTTTGATAATCTGGATAACCTGGGGGTGGATTGTCTCAGCATGATATAAACCCCAATGTTTGCAAACACAGAAAGGGATCTATTGATATAGTTTATTGGGGGGTGTGGGAGGGTTTTTGGGGAAGGGGAGGGTGTGGTAGAAGTTAATAGGGATTTCTTGTTTTATTTTCTTAGTACTGAATTAGACAGACATGGACCTTAAAGGTTTGTTTGTGGACCTCCATGGTACCATAGGAGGTCTGCATCAACGGACTTCAGTGCAGGTAGTGCCTcatcagagagagaacatttcAGTTGCTCTACAGTTTTGAAGCTGAATGTGATGATGATCAGTTCTTTACATGTGTACTAATATTCAGACACATTCAGTTATTTCTATATTTATCTATAATTCAGGGTTTTTACACGGGACTTCAAGTAAATAAATATTAGTGCCTGAaaaagtccttgaatttgacttgccacTGTACGACCCCTGATAATTCTTAATATGGTGTGAATGGGAAATACATTTGGTTTTTGTGAGTGAAATCATATAGAGAAGACAAGGTTATTCTGGAAAATAGTACATAGTGCTGCCTGAAACATACTGTGATCTTGTACTAAAATGGTTTTTGAGTCATTTATGCATTTATGTGAATTTAGGAAATCTACTATAGATTAAGTGCACttatgttgtgcaatttaaaatgTGTACTTTGTGTCTAACGTGAATGAATGTTTTGTCAAGGATTAGCTACCTGATCAACTGAAATGAGATAATTGAACAAGACAAAATAGAAAATATTTTTGCAGAATAAAGTGCCAGAACTGTCAAGAAAATAAGTTTTGTGTCCGTTTGTCTTTATTACTACAGACCGACTCAGATTAAGTCTGAGGCcggtaacatcaacagtgaagacaAACCAATCCTGTcactctccttccacactgagtccaaacctacagtcactgggtcctgattgtgacagtggagcccagtttgctctgcaggatccagagatggcatcagtgaagctggaagactgcagtcaaacactggagctgaatgtcaacattaaagatgaagaagaggaggagaagattagGACAACTGTTAGTCATGGTAAGAGCTGGTTCTATCTATAAATTATCTTCATATATTAGACCTCCATAAGTTATGACCAGTCTATTGATAGGTTGAATTCTGTAATTCTGACATCACACATCCCTGAACAACTCAAGACTTCACAGCGAAGCAAAAACAATTTAAACTTGTAACTCCTGTCTTTGCCCACACATTGTCTCAAGAACGTTGAAAATGTTTAATACCCTCAATCACTAAGTATAATTCTTCACGGTTTACCAGTGAAATGACCAAGCTGCGTCTGCTGCCCAATCGTTTGATCTCAATCAATTCCATGGGAATATGCATTTAAATCTTCTTGAATTACTATTTGTTTAGAAAATTAGAGCAAATGGTGTTAAATTATATAGACTTCCCGTATATTGTTTTAATCAAAGCACATTCTGCCTCATGGTGCGTGCTGTTGAGTTTGGGACGATTCAGTAAACCATCCTAAAATCTCGTAGGAAattagtttttttgtttgttgtaacAGTAATGTTATGCTATAATATTTGGTTATGTGGACTACTAATTAATCATTAGGTGATCGTCCAAGACATTGATCTGACTTTACTAAACAAACACCATTGTGGCGGCTCATCACTTGCAGCACTACACCCCTGCAGTCTTCTGCACCGAACTAGTGATTGATGCTCACCTAGCCTTCTCTTTTGTCTCACACAACATTTGGTGACATAGAAACAAGAGAACATGTTTGGCTGTTATGAAAATCTGGTAATATTTGGCCAAGGAAACATTTCTGGTTGGTGTCAAGGAATGTCACACAGGGAGACTTTTTAAAACAGGATTGAGTGAAgtatttcaacgattttactgagttacagttcatataaggggcggcaggtagcctagtggttagagcgttgggccagtaacctaaaggttgctggatggaatccctgagctgacaaggtaaaaatctgacgttctgcccctgatcaaggcagttaacccactgttaccccgGAAGGCCGCCATTGTTAGTAAGaattgttctgaactgacttgtctagttaaataaaggttcaagtaaagggcaacctttcggttactagtccaatgctctaaccactaagttaCCTGTCACCCGTTACTGCCAGAGAGACAACactctgagcctggttcctctctgagtttcttcctaggttcctgctttATAGGGAGTTTTTTTGTGGCCACTGAGCTTCTACACCTGCGTTGTTTGCTCTTTGgcggattttaggctgggtttctgttcagcactttgtgacaactactgatgtaaaaaggtcttcataaaatacatttgactgaCATGAAAATCAcaccaactgactggttcttttgATGTTCACACAGGATACCATGTTGAGAAATCCTCTACACTCAGAGATCAACAGCAGGAAGATCACAGAGCTAAGAGGTCTCATCACTGCCCACATTGTGAAGAGATTTTCCCATTTCTTTCAAAGCTAAAAATACACCtaaaaatacacacaggggagaagccttactcctgctctgactgtggggcgaGTTTCTCTCGACTGGATaccttaaaaacacaccaacgtatacatacgggagagaagccttactcctgtcCTGACTGTGGGGAGAGATTCTCTCAAAAGACCAACTTAAAAGCACACCAAcaaatacatacaggagagaagccgtactcctgctctgactgtgcaAAAAGTTTCTCCCGATTGGATAACTTAAaatcacatgaacgtatacatacaggagagatgccatactcctgctctgactgtggaaaattcTTCAAAACATCAACTGGGCTAACTGTTCATCAGAAAGCACACACAATAGAGAAGCCTcacttctgctctgactgtgtaaagtgcttcaaaacatcaactgagctaaaagttcatcagagaacacattcaggagaaaagccttactccTGTTCTGACTGTTTaaaatgcttcaaaacatcaaCGGTGCTAAAacttcaccagagaacacacacaggagagaagcctttcatctgctctgactgtggggtgAGTTTCTCTCGACTGGATaccttaaaaacacaccaacgtatccatacaggagaaaagccttactaCTGCCCTGACTGTGGGGAGAGATTCTCTCAAAAGACCAACTTAAAAGCACACCAActaatacatacaggagagaagccttactcctgctctgattgtgggaagagtttctcccTATTGGGTACCTTGAaatcacatgaacgtatacatacaggagagaagccttactactGCTCTTTCTGTGGAAAACGTTTCTCCCGATCGGGGACCTTGAAATCACATGAACtcatacatacaggagagaagccttactcctgctctgaatgtgtaaaatgcttcaaaacatcaactgagctaaaagtacatcagagaacacacacaggagagaagcattactcctgctctgaatgtgtaaaatgcttcaaaacatcaactgagctaaacgttcaccagagaacacacacaggagagaagccttacttctgctctgactgtgggaagagtttctctcACCAGAGCAacttaaaaacacaccaacgtaTACATTAACTTCATGTGGGTACCTGGGACGGTTGCGTCCCACCTggtcaacatccggtgaaattgcagagtgacCAATTCAAATttaattactataaatatttacatttcatgaaatcacaagtgtaatacatcaacatAAATCTTGACTTGTTGTTCATCTGGCCGCCATGTCagttttcaaaaaggctttaaggcgaaagcaaaccatgcgattatctgaggacggcgctcagcacacaaaacattacatacagttaccagccaagtagactcgtcacgaaagtcagaaaaatcatgatcttcatatggttgcactcacaagactcccagttacacaataaatgttaattttgttcgataaagtccctctttatatcttGAAACCTCCATTTTGTTGGCACATTTTGTTCTAGAAACATGtaaaacaatgtttataatcaatcttcaggttgtttttagcctaaataatcgataatatttaaaCTGGCAACagcgtcgtcaatataaaagaaaaacaagaaaggTGCGCTCTGCAGGACCCAGCTCTGGGGACATCCCACTATCCACTGACTCAATGTGGTcattctccctcatttttcagaatacaagcctaaAACAATGTCGAAAGACTGTTCACATCTAGTGTTTGCCATGGAGAACGGAATCTGGGTCTTATCCCTTtaaatggtggataggctttcattGGAAAAACAGCCATTTCAAAATAAtggcacttcctggatggattttcctcacgTTTTTGCCTGCcttttcagttctgttatactcacagacaatattcttttcagttttagaaactttggaGTGTTGTCTTCCCAATTCTACTAATTGTATGCATTTCCTCGCTTCTGgtcctgagtagcaggcagtttactttgggaacgcttttaatccggaggtgaaaatagtgacccctaccctagtgaggttaagGAGAAAAGCCTCATCGGTTCTCTGACCAGCTAAGAATAAAGTCACTCCATCACTTAATTCTCATCTCATAAAGGAAGTTGTAATTGGATCAAATGAAGAAAGCGTAGAACACTGTAATCCTATTGGTTCTCACTGTGAGAGAACTGCAGAGGAAAGGGAGCGTTATAGAATGTTAGCCTCTCTTTACTTTACCAATCAGTGTGCACCCTGTCAGTTTTAGTGTGTTTTGTTGGCTTCTACTGTAAAGATTTGCACTTGGTGTTGAATACCCTCTGTTATTCttctcattttgaaaacaaacacTAGTCTGCTAATTGACTGGGTGGTACTGCTTCCCTCTCAGCCTGGTCTGACTCTGTCTGTAGGGAGAGTTTCAACTGGGCAGCTTAAAAACACACCGACGTTTACACgtaggagagaagccttactcctgctctgtggAAGGGTGGGCGGGTAACTCAAACGTCATGCCAAAGGTTgagtgtttgaatctcatcatggaggactttagcattttagctaattaccAACTtggcaactacttactactttttagctattacttagcatgttagctaccCTTTCTCCTAAACCCATTTAACTATCTTAAACCCCTCACCCCTAACCTAGCTAACGTCagcaacaacaaattggaattcggaACATATCTTGCATATTACAAGTTCGTAACATGTTGTATGAATAGCAATGCGTAAAATaacatacgaattgtaattcttAACATACGATACATCCTACAAGTCGTATTGTACTAAACAACAATCCAAACGTAACAATTTCAAACATTTACTGTttgtataaggaaatcagtcaattgaaataaatgaggccctaatctatgttaGGTTACATTACATTGGACCTCCAATATAAactaaacatgtaaagtgttggtttcatgagctgaaataaaaagatccAGCACAAAAAGCTAatgtctctcaaatgttgttcacATCTTTGTTTATATTtactgttcgtgagcatttcagcctttgtcaagataatccatccacctgacaggtgtggcatatcaagatgctgataaaacagcatggtcattacacaggtgcaccttgtgctgggggacaatagaaggccacacaacacaatatcacagatgtctcaagttcagGGAATGTGCAATTCtcatgatgactgcaggaatgtccaccagagcactCAATATTTATATCTCTACCATTAGCCACCTCTAATgtccttttagagaatttggcagtacatccaaccggcctcacaactgcagatcacatgtaaccacggcagcccaggacttcttcacctgcaggattgtccgaggtggtggggggaggggcaGAGTTGTATTTCTATCTGTAATCAagaccttttgtggggaaaaactcattctgattggccgggcctggctcccaagtgggcctatgccctcccaagtCCCACCCATGGCtgagcccctgcccagtcatgtgaaatccatactgAATGGAGTGGCACGGATGTTTTTGTAATATATAATACgttttgctctgagaccaggttgtccCTCTGCAGTATTCTGTGGGAAGGAGCAAGTAGACAcgttttttattgaacctttatttaactaggcaagtcagttaagaacaaaatcttaattacaatgatggcctaggaacagtgggttaactgccttgttcagaggaagaacaacagatttttaccttgtcagctcagggattcgatcttgcaaccttttggttactggcccaacgctctaaccactagactatctTCCGCCCCTAACATGTATCAGATAGAGATGATCACTTTTCACCATTAGTTTGGGGGGGATgttttacaactttatttaatgATACACAGTTTATGAAATGAATATGTGTGTTTATTAATTGTCTTTAAAACTAGATTCGTTATTTTAGTTACTGATCATGAATGTGTTTGGATAACTGCATTGAAGCAAACTTTATTGATCTGCCAATGAAAAATAAAGTTACATGAGTcaacctcttcttctctttagtattcagttcttcatattagatctgacagtatgaatggttcttatggttgtattcagttcttcatattagatctgacagtatgaatggttattatggttgtattcagttcttcatattagatctgacagtatgaattgtttttacatttacatttacatttaagtcatttagcagacgctcttatccagagcgacttacaaattggtgaattcaccttctgacatccagtggaacagccactttacaatagtgcatctaaatcatttaagggggggtgagaaggttttatggttgtattcagttcttcatattagatctgacagtatgaatggttcttatGGTTGTATTCAGTTCTTCATATTAGATCCGGCAGGTTGAATGGTTCTTATGGTTGTATTCAGTTCTTCATATTAGATATGACAGTATGACAGTAGGACAGAGAAgtgctttgactgggctgagaggGAGCTTGACCTCCTGTAGCAGTGGGACGGCCATGAGACCAGAGGTAGCAGAActgagtgctcgggttgggataCAGGGTTTGAGCCTGAAGGTAGAGATGGGACAGTTCTTCTTGCTGCACCGTAAGTAAACACCATagtcttgtagtggatgtgagCTTCGACTGTAAGCCAGTGGAATGtacggaggagcagggtgacatgggggATCTTGGGAAGGTTAAACACCCAGACGGACTGCAGTGTTCTAGATAAGTTCAGTGGAGACgcatcattcagggcaggtgagcCACCTGTTTTGAGCACCACAGTTTTAGCAATAAAACAGTGAGAAAATAAAGTAtctgtttgcaaacaatgtaaaaaaacatgttattgacatgttaataaagctgcatacaaacatggtctatttggttttcttgagtaaggcatctccaaaatgcaggtgtttcagccaagatcagtgctttctgtggaggtggggcaagccagcagaaaatactgAGCTTagcgctgtgattggctcagtgttttgTCATTCATGGGGACAATACATCactgccaagtctaagggtagaacttgaaaattcaagccccttgggtgctgccatagttacattagaagtgcccatccaagaaggctcaaggtcatcgTCCACAGATAAAGtaactttgattggactgatcatgtcaacatcgtACTTTCAACATCtgagctagcagtcatcatcatgaatcaagtcgacaatctactggcaaatcctttttaatctttgtcatatgaagagaaataatgagaaATTATAGAGAAAAGGTATCGGTACTCATCGGTCATTGGACATGAACATTACAAAACAAAtgacaaattcaacaatgagtggtttggaaggaatcagtggctaactgcaagcattgcaaagcaatcattagcctgctaGTCATTGGAgttgctgtgtggtcccaagtctaagattaagggGCCTTTTTCCTGTGGTTTCAAGTCTACAGCTACagcttatttttatttttatggaaTCATTATTTAACTATTCAAGTCAttaaagaacatattcttatttacaatgacggccgaccctGGCCAAACCtgaacgatgctgggccaatgtGCGCttccctatgggactcacaatcatggccggatgtgattgactggatttgaaccagggactgtagtcaaatcaaatgtatttatatagcccttcgtacatcagctgatatctcaaagtgctgtacagaaacctggcctaaaaccccaaacagcaagcaatgcaggtgtagaagcacggtggctaggaaaaactccctagaaagtccaaagcctaggaagaaacctagagaggaaccaggctatgtggggtggccagtcctcttctcgctgtgccgggtggagattataacagaacatggccaagatgttaaaatgttcataaatgaccagcatggtccaataataataaggcagaacagttgaaactggagcagcagcacggccaggtggactggggacagcaaggagtcatcatgtcaggtagtcctgaggcatggtcctagggctcaggtcctccgagagagagaaagaaagagagaattagagagagcacacttaaattcacacaggacaccgaataggacaggagaagtactccagatataacaaactgaccctagccccccgacacataaactacggcagcataaatactggaggctgagacaggaggggtcaggagacactgtggcccatccgaggacacccccggacagggccaaacaggaaggatatataaccccacccactttgccaaagcacagcccccacaccactagagggatatcttcaactaccaacttaccatcctgagacaaggctgagtatagcccacaaagatctccgccacggcacaacccaagggggggcgccaacccagacaggatgaccacataagtgactcaacccactcaggtgacgcacccctcccagggactgtatgagagagccccagtaagccagtgactcagcccctgtaatagggttaggaggcagagaatcccagtggaaagaggggaaccggccaggcagagacagcaagggcactgagatgcagttacttagacagctgcgccactcgtCAGCCCTTAAAAGGTTTGCGCCCAACGTGGGGCAGgagtttgatggcacaagcgggagcccagccaacagagatTTGAGAAATGTGTTGGTAtttttccccagatctgtgcctcgccaCAAACTTGTCTCGGAGCTcgacggacaatttcttcgacctcattacttggtttttgctctgacttgcaatgtcaactgtgggaccttatatagacaggtgtgttccttttccaatcatgtccaatcatttaaAAACTTCTTAAGGATGACTGTTCCTgcacaggaaccaaatcagcggaaatttcAGAGCGCCACCTATAGTtttcgataaaactcaaactttcattaaaacacacacgcaagatactcaattaaagctacactcgttgtgaatctcgccaacatgtcagatttgtaaaatgcttttcgcgaaagcatgagaagctattatctgatagcatgcaccccccaaAATACCTGAATGAGACCTAAACAAAAGATTTTGCGGTAGCCGGCACTACACAAagcgcagaaataaaatataaaacattcattacctttgacgagcttctttgttggcactcctatatgtcccataaacatcacaattgggtctttttcccGATTAAATCCGTCATTGTATAGCCAAAATGACATTTTATGAAGGCCGGTCT
This genomic stretch from Oncorhynchus masou masou isolate Uvic2021 unplaced genomic scaffold, UVic_Omas_1.1 unplaced_scaffold_987, whole genome shotgun sequence harbors:
- the LOC135538595 gene encoding gastrula zinc finger protein XlCGF52.1-like yields the protein MASVKLEDCSQTLELNVNIKDEEEEEKIRTTVSHGYHVEKSSTLRDQQQEDHRAKRSHHCPHCEEIFPFLSKLKIHLKIHTGEKPYSCSDCGASFSRLDTLKTHQRIHTGEKPYSCPDCGERFSQKTNLKAHQQIHTGEKPYSCSDCAKSFSRLDNLKSHERIHTGEMPYSCSDCGKFFKTSTGLTVHQKAHTIEKPHFCSDCVKCFKTSTELKVHQRTHSGEKPYSCSDCLKCFKTSTVLKLHQRTHTGEKPFICSDCGVSFSRLDTLKTHQRIHTGEKPYYCPDCGERFSQKTNLKAHQLIHTGEKPYSCSDCGKSFSLLGTLKSHERIHTGEKPYYCSFCGKRFSRSGTLKSHELIHTGEKPYSCSECVKCFKTSTELKVHQRTHTGEKHYSCSECVKCFKTSTELNVHQRTHTGEKPYFCSDCGKSFSHQSNLKTHQRIH